In Chitinophagales bacterium, one DNA window encodes the following:
- a CDS encoding TerC/Alx family metal homeostasis membrane protein yields the protein MNALIDQFGDTDVLYVLFGIIVLLFLLLDIGLLQRSDKPMTVRSALLQTGGWVSTALAYGYLVYYYHGTEKGLQYISAYLMEYSLSADNLFVFILILSYFRISEKYYHKVLFYGIIGAVIFRVIFIFLGILIVEQFHWVLYFFGAILVYTGAHMLLSGGENEFNPEKNIVYKLMRRYFRLIDTEGDGHFRVQKNGKTYYTMLFLVIMIIASTDLVFALDSIPAVFAISQDRLVIITSNIFAVMGLRAMFFLLKNMADKFDYLQEGISLVLIFIGLKMLLEIFHITVPTHWSLAVIGTILGIAVMVSIFVDKPVRTVKEEKNDGG from the coding sequence ATGAATGCACTGATTGATCAGTTTGGCGACACCGATGTTTTATATGTACTGTTTGGCATTATAGTCCTCCTTTTTCTATTGCTTGACATCGGTCTGTTACAGCGTTCCGATAAGCCGATGACCGTCAGAAGTGCCTTGCTGCAGACAGGAGGATGGGTAAGCACCGCCCTGGCCTATGGTTACCTGGTGTATTATTATCATGGCACAGAGAAAGGCTTACAATATATCTCCGCTTATCTCATGGAATATTCGCTGTCGGCCGACAATCTCTTTGTTTTCATTCTTATACTTTCTTATTTCAGGATCTCAGAAAAGTATTATCACAAGGTGTTGTTTTATGGAATTATCGGCGCCGTGATTTTCCGTGTTATTTTTATTTTTCTCGGCATCCTGATCGTGGAACAATTTCACTGGGTGCTGTACTTCTTTGGCGCCATACTCGTTTACACTGGTGCGCACATGCTTTTGTCCGGTGGCGAGAATGAGTTTAACCCTGAAAAAAACATTGTGTATAAGCTGATGCGACGTTACTTCCGCTTGATTGATACAGAAGGCGACGGACATTTCAGGGTACAGAAAAACGGCAAGACTTATTATACCATGCTTTTCCTGGTGATCATGATCATTGCTTCCACCGACCTCGTATTTGCACTGGATTCTATTCCCGCCGTCTTCGCCATCTCGCAAGACAGGCTCGTTATCATCACTTCCAATATTTTCGCTGTCATGGGTCTTCGTGCCATGTTTTTCCTGCTAAAAAATATGGCAGATAAGTTTGATTACCTGCAGGAAGGCATTTCGTTGGTACTGATATTCATCGGTTTGAAAATGCTGCTCGAAATATTTCATATCACTGTGCCTACACACTGGTCGCTGGCAGTTATCGGCACCATCCTGGGCATAGCGGTGATGGTTTCCATATTCGTGGATAAGCCGGTGCGCACTGTTAAAGAAGAAAAAAATGATGGCGGATGA
- a CDS encoding MBL fold metallo-hydrolase, whose product MQLYSIDTGYFKLDGGAMFGVVPKSIWNRINPADDQNLCTWAMRCLLAEEGNRLVLIDCGLGNKQSEKFFSHYQPHGDKNLLSSLHSHGFLPDDITDVFLTHLHFDHCGGAINYDSEMRAVPAFRNATYYSCEQHWQAATMPNQREKASFLKENILPIKESGQLKMLADGEELFPGFKTKFVYGHTEAMMLPLIQYRSKTIAYMADLIPSAGHIPVAYVMAYDIRPLISLQEKESLLNTAVENNYVLFFEHDPSIEACTLVKTERGIRMEAAIEVSRL is encoded by the coding sequence ATGCAATTATACTCTATTGATACCGGTTATTTTAAGCTTGATGGCGGTGCCATGTTTGGCGTGGTACCCAAATCAATCTGGAATCGCATCAATCCTGCCGACGATCAGAATCTCTGTACCTGGGCCATGCGCTGCCTGCTGGCAGAAGAAGGAAACAGGCTGGTGCTGATAGATTGCGGCCTTGGCAACAAGCAAAGCGAAAAATTCTTCTCTCATTATCAGCCGCATGGTGATAAAAACCTGTTGTCATCACTTCACAGCCACGGATTTTTACCGGATGATATTACGGATGTCTTTCTTACACATCTGCACTTTGATCATTGTGGCGGCGCAATCAACTATGATTCAGAGATGAGGGCAGTGCCTGCCTTCAGGAATGCAACCTATTATTCCTGCGAGCAGCACTGGCAGGCTGCCACCATGCCTAATCAGCGGGAGAAGGCTTCTTTCCTCAAGGAAAATATCCTGCCAATAAAGGAAAGCGGGCAACTGAAGATGCTGGCGGATGGAGAGGAATTATTTCCGGGGTTCAAAACAAAATTTGTGTACGGCCATACGGAAGCGATGATGCTTCCGCTCATTCAATACAGAAGCAAGACTATTGCTTATATGGCTGACCTGATTCCCTCTGCAGGACATATTCCGGTTGCCTATGTTATGGCATATGATATACGGCCGCTTATTTCATTGCAGGAGAAGGAGTCGTTGCTGAATACAGCAGTGGAAAATAATTATGTGCTTTTTTTTGAGCATGATCCTTCTATTGAAGCCTGCACCCTGGTGAAGACCGAACGGGGCATCAGGATGGAGGCGGCGATAGAAGTAAGCAGGTTATAA
- the ribH gene encoding 6,7-dimethyl-8-ribityllumazine synthase, producing MSSVIKNLSDYRLTEKPELSTAKIGVIVSSWNTEITEALYRECRKTLVDLSVKKKNLLRLDVPGSFELAAAAKWLIESKRMEAIICLGCVIQGETRHFEFICDAVANGIMELNIRYSTPVIFGVLTTNDLQQALDRAGGRHGNKGTEAAVTAVQMILLKRKLLK from the coding sequence ATGTCATCTGTCATAAAAAACCTTTCTGATTATCGCCTCACCGAAAAACCGGAATTATCCACGGCAAAAATCGGTGTGATCGTTTCATCGTGGAACACAGAGATTACAGAGGCCTTGTACCGGGAATGCAGGAAGACACTTGTGGATTTATCGGTAAAAAAAAAGAACCTGTTACGGCTGGATGTGCCAGGAAGTTTTGAATTAGCGGCTGCCGCAAAGTGGCTGATTGAATCCAAAAGAATGGAAGCAATTATCTGCCTCGGTTGCGTGATACAAGGGGAAACCCGGCATTTTGAATTTATCTGTGATGCAGTGGCGAACGGAATAATGGAGCTGAACATTCGTTATTCCACGCCGGTAATCTTCGGAGTACTCACCACCAACGACCTTCAGCAGGCACTCGATCGTGCCGGTGGCAGGCATGGTAATAAAGGAACGGAAGCAGCCGTTACTGCCGTTCAGATGATATTATTGAAAAGGAAACTTTTGAAATGA
- a CDS encoding NAD(P)-binding domain-containing protein, translated as MNIGILGTGSVGNAIGTKLIQLGHTVKMGSRNAAHEKAVVWANNNGSNASTGTFEESARFGDLLVLCLNGAATVEAIKMAGISNFTGKTVIDITNPLDFSAGMPPSLFIGNTDSLGELVQRTVPEANVVKTLNIVTAEVMVNPGLVHGDIDMLLCGNDEGAKAKVLQLLKDFGWQHVIDLGGIQSSRYMESFVLLWVNLWQKFGDPYFGIRFVRKQG; from the coding sequence ATGAATATTGGAATACTCGGTACCGGTTCAGTGGGAAATGCCATAGGCACCAAACTCATTCAACTGGGGCATACCGTAAAAATGGGATCCCGCAATGCAGCACATGAAAAAGCCGTTGTATGGGCAAACAATAATGGATCAAATGCTTCGACAGGTACATTTGAGGAATCGGCACGCTTTGGCGACCTGCTCGTGCTGTGCCTGAATGGTGCAGCCACCGTGGAGGCTATTAAGATGGCCGGCATCAGTAACTTCACCGGTAAGACCGTGATTGATATTACCAACCCATTGGATTTTTCCGCGGGCATGCCACCGAGCCTGTTTATTGGCAATACGGATTCACTGGGCGAACTGGTGCAACGCACTGTGCCGGAAGCGAACGTAGTTAAAACACTCAATATTGTCACTGCCGAAGTGATGGTGAATCCGGGCCTTGTGCATGGTGATATTGACATGTTGCTTTGCGGCAATGATGAAGGCGCAAAGGCAAAAGTTTTGCAGCTGCTGAAAGATTTTGGCTGGCAGCACGTGATTGATCTCGGCGGAATTCAATCGTCACGGTACATGGAATCTTTTGTATTACTGTGGGTAAACCTGTGGCAAAAATTTGGTGATCCGTATTTTGGGATCAGGTTTGTACGGAAGCAAGGGTAG